A part of Aegilops tauschii subsp. strangulata cultivar AL8/78 chromosome 2, Aet v6.0, whole genome shotgun sequence genomic DNA contains:
- the LOC109757195 gene encoding probable glucuronosyltransferase Os04g0103100, with product MASIRRPHSPARAQHLLRHNHPFATASPPSSPLRHASSASSAAAPSSSSSPRKPGHPHPFLFFTRRPLPRFAAFFLLGSFIGLLHLLSHLPLHHTLPANSSSSPHLTHLQQQQQDQPMTQQQQQYLADDAAGGGEEDANKLLIVVTPTRARASQAYYLSRMGQTLRLVRPPVLWVVVEAGKPTPEAALALRRTAVMHRYVGCCDGLNASASASPAVDFRPHQLNAGLEVVENHRLDGVVYFADEEGVYSLPLFDRLRQIRRFGTWPVPTISDGGHDVVLEGPVCKQNQVVGWHTSGDASKLQRFHVAMSGFAFNSTMLWDPRLRSHRAWNSIRHPEMVEQGFQGTTFVEQLVEDESQMEGIPADCSQIMNWHVPFGSESPVYPKGWRATANLDVIIPLK from the exons ATGGCGTCGATCCGGCGGCCGCACTCGCCGGCCAGGGCGCAGCACCTGCTGCGGCACAACCACCCCTTCgccaccgcctcgccgccctcCTCGCCGCTGCGCcacgcctcctccgcctcctcggccgccgcgccctcctcctcctcctcgccgagAAAGCCGGGCCACCCGCACCCATTCCTCTTCTTCACCCGCCGCCCGCTCCCGCGCTTcgccgccttcttcctcctcggctCCTTCATCGGCCTGCTCCACCTCCTCTCCCACCTCCCCCTCCACCACACCCTCCCcgccaactcctcctcctccccccacCTCACCCacctccagcagcagcagcaggaccAACCCATGacccagcagcagcagcagtaccTAGCCGATGACgctgccggcggcggcgaggaggacgCCAACAAGCTGCTCATCGTCGTGACGCCCACGCGCGCGCGGGCGTCGCAGGCCTACTACCTCAGCCGGATGGGCCAGACGCTGCGCCTGGTGCGCCCGCCCGTGCTCTGGGTCGTCGTCGAGGCCGGCAAGCCCACCCCGGAGGCCGCCCTCGCGCTGCGCCGCACCGCCGTCATGCACCGCTACGTCGGCTGCTGCGACGGCCTcaacgcctccgcctccgcctcccccGCCGTCGACTTCCGCCCGCACCAGCTCAACGCCGGCCTCGAGGTCGTCGAGAACCACCGCCTCGACGGCGTCGTCTACTTCGCCGACGAGGAGGGCGTCTACTCCCTGCCGCTCTTCGACCGCCTCCGCCAGATCAG GAGGTTCGGCACATGGCCTGTTCCGACGATCTCCGACGGCGGTCACGACGTGGTGCTGGAAGGGCCCGTATGCAAGCAGAACCAAGTTGTTGGGTGGCACACAAGTGGGGATGCCAGCAAGCTCCAGAGATTTCATGTTGCCATGTCGGGCTTCGCGTTCAACAGCACCATGCTCTGGGATCCCAGGCTGAGGTCCCATCGGGCCTGGAACTCGATCCGGCACCCGGAAATGGTGGAACAGGGCTTCCAA GGAACCACGTTTGTGGAGCAGTTAGTGGAGGATGAGAGCCAGATGGAGGGCATACCTGCAGACTGCTCCCAAATAATGAACTGGCATGTGCCATTTGGATCTGAGAGCCCGGTCTATCCCAAAGGGTGGCGGGCTACGGCGAATCTGGATGTGATTATCCCTCTAAAATAA
- the LOC109757193 gene encoding uncharacterized protein isoform X1, producing MATIVNTTEEEPMLAVVRSTAELAWADGGAEVADPEVARLCAEAQQHVLAGRWLDMATLMLASADLLLLAPRLSDKAAADLECTLTVICNLVTKAGSEDEALEIAKLICAKLTHQPGEKPTLRIKVLFSLYNLLPSLSGKALVYRKALELAAAGKAAADCVVPTFKNIDAFVAYWGIGKPEQRDLFLAVTRILKDQKGMTKEYFKFLNKYLATFDGSADDADAIGAAKEEAAAAIIEFVKSSDLYQCDLLDMPAVAQLEKDEKYQPVYELLKIFLTQRLESYLAFQTANSTLLQGYGLVHEECITKMRLMSLLDLSGHCSGEIPYSAITKALEINDDEVEYWIVKAISSKILDCKVDQLNQLVIVSRHTARVFGMPQWQSLRSKLGVWRGNIANAINTIQANKVTEDGGQGMQGLMIR from the exons ATGGCGACGATCGTCAACACCACGGAGGAGGAACCGATGCTGGCGGTGGTGCGCTCCACGGCGGAGCTCGCCTGGGCCGACGGAGGCGCCGAGGTCGCCGACCCGGAGGTGGCCCGCCTCTGCGCCGAGGCGCAGCAGCACGTCCTCGCCGGCCGCTGGCTCGACATGGCCACCCTCATGCTCGCCTccgccgacctcctcctcctcgccccacGCCTCTCCGACAAAG CGGCCGCAGATCTCGAGTGCACCCTGACCGTCATCTGCAACCTCGTCACCAAGGCCGGATCCGAGGACGAGGCGCTGGAGATCGCCAAGCTCATCTGCGCCAAGCTCACCCACCAGCCGGGCGAGAAGCCCACGCTGCGCATCAAAGT CCTGTTCAGCCTGTACAACCTGCTTCCGAGCCTCTCCGGCAAGGCGTTGGTCTACAGGAAGGCGCtcgagctcgccgccgccgggaagGCCGCCGCCGACTGCGTCGTGCCCACCTTCAAGAACATCGACGCCTTTGTCGCCTACTGGGGCATCGGCAAGCCGGAGCAGAGGGACCTGTTCCTTGCCGTCACCAGGATTCTCAAGGACCAGAAGGG CATGACCAAGGAGTACTTCAAGTTTCTGAACAAGTACCTGGCCACGTTCGATGGATCGGCTGATGATGCCGACGCAATCGGTGCGGCAAAGGAAGAAGCTGCTGCAGCAATCATTGAGTTTGTCAAGTCATCTGATCTCTATCAG TGTGACCTGCTCGACATGCCAGCTGTTGCACAGCTTGAGAAAGATGAGAAGTATCAGCCAGTTTACGAGCTACTGAAGATATTCCTTACTCAGAGGCTTGAATCCTATTTAGCGTTTCAGACTGCTAACTCTACATTGCTGCAAGGATATG GACTGGTTCATGAGGAGTGCATAACAAAAATGCGCCTGATGTCCCTGCTTGATCTGAGCGGCCATTGTTCTGGGGAAATTCCTTACTCTGCAATTACAAAAGCCCTTGAG ATCAATGATGATGAGGTGGAATATTGGATTGTGAAAGCAATTTCATCCAAGATTTTGGATTGCAAAGTTGACCAGCTTAATCAATTGGTCATTGTCAG CCGGCATACTGCAAGGGTCTTTGGGATGCCACAATGGCAGAGTCTACGTTCAAAGCTTGGAGTGTGGAGG GGAAATATCGCAAATGCTATCAACACAATCCAAGCCAACAAGGTGACTGAAGATGGCGGGCAGGGGATGCAAGGATTGATGATCCGCTGA
- the LOC109757193 gene encoding uncharacterized protein isoform X2 has product MATIVNTTEEEPMLAVVRSTAELAWADGGAEVADPEVARLCAEAQQHVLAGRWLDMATLMLASADLLLLAPRLSDKDLECTLTVICNLVTKAGSEDEALEIAKLICAKLTHQPGEKPTLRIKVLFSLYNLLPSLSGKALVYRKALELAAAGKAAADCVVPTFKNIDAFVAYWGIGKPEQRDLFLAVTRILKDQKGMTKEYFKFLNKYLATFDGSADDADAIGAAKEEAAAAIIEFVKSSDLYQCDLLDMPAVAQLEKDEKYQPVYELLKIFLTQRLESYLAFQTANSTLLQGYGLVHEECITKMRLMSLLDLSGHCSGEIPYSAITKALEINDDEVEYWIVKAISSKILDCKVDQLNQLVIVSRHTARVFGMPQWQSLRSKLGVWRGNIANAINTIQANKVTEDGGQGMQGLMIR; this is encoded by the exons ATGGCGACGATCGTCAACACCACGGAGGAGGAACCGATGCTGGCGGTGGTGCGCTCCACGGCGGAGCTCGCCTGGGCCGACGGAGGCGCCGAGGTCGCCGACCCGGAGGTGGCCCGCCTCTGCGCCGAGGCGCAGCAGCACGTCCTCGCCGGCCGCTGGCTCGACATGGCCACCCTCATGCTCGCCTccgccgacctcctcctcctcgccccacGCCTCTCCGACAAAG ATCTCGAGTGCACCCTGACCGTCATCTGCAACCTCGTCACCAAGGCCGGATCCGAGGACGAGGCGCTGGAGATCGCCAAGCTCATCTGCGCCAAGCTCACCCACCAGCCGGGCGAGAAGCCCACGCTGCGCATCAAAGT CCTGTTCAGCCTGTACAACCTGCTTCCGAGCCTCTCCGGCAAGGCGTTGGTCTACAGGAAGGCGCtcgagctcgccgccgccgggaagGCCGCCGCCGACTGCGTCGTGCCCACCTTCAAGAACATCGACGCCTTTGTCGCCTACTGGGGCATCGGCAAGCCGGAGCAGAGGGACCTGTTCCTTGCCGTCACCAGGATTCTCAAGGACCAGAAGGG CATGACCAAGGAGTACTTCAAGTTTCTGAACAAGTACCTGGCCACGTTCGATGGATCGGCTGATGATGCCGACGCAATCGGTGCGGCAAAGGAAGAAGCTGCTGCAGCAATCATTGAGTTTGTCAAGTCATCTGATCTCTATCAG TGTGACCTGCTCGACATGCCAGCTGTTGCACAGCTTGAGAAAGATGAGAAGTATCAGCCAGTTTACGAGCTACTGAAGATATTCCTTACTCAGAGGCTTGAATCCTATTTAGCGTTTCAGACTGCTAACTCTACATTGCTGCAAGGATATG GACTGGTTCATGAGGAGTGCATAACAAAAATGCGCCTGATGTCCCTGCTTGATCTGAGCGGCCATTGTTCTGGGGAAATTCCTTACTCTGCAATTACAAAAGCCCTTGAG ATCAATGATGATGAGGTGGAATATTGGATTGTGAAAGCAATTTCATCCAAGATTTTGGATTGCAAAGTTGACCAGCTTAATCAATTGGTCATTGTCAG CCGGCATACTGCAAGGGTCTTTGGGATGCCACAATGGCAGAGTCTACGTTCAAAGCTTGGAGTGTGGAGG GGAAATATCGCAAATGCTATCAACACAATCCAAGCCAACAAGGTGACTGAAGATGGCGGGCAGGGGATGCAAGGATTGATGATCCGCTGA
- the LOC109757192 gene encoding rhomboid-like protein 19: MMESQPLQAPTAEPHGAGAADDQAGAGAPPAVVPGKEFTRTCKGLVVVLIGGYVLLQLLPSSLNYLAIIPAKTIPFVWTVFTAGYIEQVLPGAIGSSLGLLFCGKDIEPVWGRKEFLKFIILINSICGILAFCIAVALYYVTGKESFLVTPLSGFHGALAGFLVGLKQLLPNLELPMCFFWKIKAKWMPFFVMCFSTIMAFIVPDSINFLPTLLSGMYVSWLYLRYFQKNPLTGLKGDPSDDFSFPSLFPDAMRPVTDPVANLFDRMLCARSKPSEIALPVTDPTKASRRRERGERVLEERMAADHAADAEAPAHSAED; this comes from the exons CCGCGGACGACCAGGCCGGAGCCGGAGCTCCCCCCGCCGTC GTTCCCGGGAAGGAGTTCACGCGGACCTGCAAGGGCCTCGTCGTCGTGCTCATCGGCGGCTACGTGCTGCTGCAACTCCTCCCATCCTCCCTCAACTACCTCGCCATCATCCCCGCCAA GACAATTCCCTTTGTATGGACCGTCTTCACCGCCGGTTACATCGAGCAAGTCCTCCCAGGG gCTATTGGCAGTTCCCTTGGTCTTCTCTTCTGCGGGAAGGATATTGAGCCAGTCTGGGGCCGCAAGGAGTTCTTGAAGTTCATTATCTTGATCAACTCCATCTGCGGCATCCTTGCGTTCTGCATTGCTGTCGCACTGTACTATGTCACCGGGAAAGAGAGCTTCCT TGTAACGCCACTTTCTGGCTTCCATGGCGCCCTTGCTGGCTTTCTGGTTGGCCTGAAGCAGCTCTTGCCAAACCTTGAGCTCCCCATGTGCTTTTTCTGGAAAATAAAGGCTAAG TGGATGCCATTCTTTGTCATGTGCTTCTCAACTATCATGGCCTTCATTGTGCCGGATTCCATCAACTTCCTGCCGACTTTGTTGTCTGGGATGTACGTCAGCTGGCTTTACCTGAGATACTTCCAGAAGAACCCACTGACAGGACTTAAGGGCGACCCAAGTGATGACTTCTCCTTCCCCAGCTTGTTCCCAGATGCCATGCG GCCAGTCACAGACCCAGTTGCTAATCTGTTCGACCGGATGTTGTGTGCGAGGTCTAAGCCTTCAGAAATTGCCCTCCCAGTTACCGATCCTACCAAGGCATCGAGAAGAAG GGAGCGTGGCGAGAGGGTTCTCGAGGAAAGGATGGCCGCGGATCATGCGGCTGACGCCGAAGCCCCAGCTCACTCTGCGGAAGATTAA